Proteins co-encoded in one Arachis hypogaea cultivar Tifrunner chromosome 13, arahy.Tifrunner.gnm2.J5K5, whole genome shotgun sequence genomic window:
- the LOC140177768 gene encoding serine/threonine-protein phosphatase 7 long form homolog: protein MNGGCTDGVAHIAGTIDEEMQPTRCVYSVRRQQNMPLHDRIIPYLERAGLYHLVRLNAHWFWLDEPLTSTCTSRGPDRWEWFKDLFGELPPPDKRKLYTVHLTWFHERFRVLPADASEETVRIYARAYIMMLQSTQLFMDKSANRVHLRWLPFMARLYDMGSYSWGIAALAWLYRCMCRVANRNVTNLAGPLQLLQSWIFWRFSTLRPQCFDAFSFPLASRTMDYSVSSGIGSTNTSIIVWEPYGSLDILAVIHSKILIEEHIRLWRAVTSLIYFAVIKWHQVDRVFPQLGSVQHMPEPALNIEYLHSKDDMDGDRWFSTYYRTWHQHWDERVCSVLSVQRVADPSPSAEYLDWWHRVAHRILSPGIAFADPRPTQVLDDAILRGSSQAPTRVPISDIPDNRRVEQR from the exons ATGAACGGCGGTTGTACCGACGGCGTTGCTCACATAGCCGGAACTATCGATGAAGAG ATGCAGCCAACCCGATGTGTCTATAGCGTCCGTAGGCAACAGAATATGCCGTTACATGACAGGATCATACCTTACTTGGAGAGGGCTGGGTTGTACCACTTGGTTAGGCTGAACGCGCATTGGTTCTGGTTGGATGAGCCTCTG ACTTCCACCTGCACATCGAGGGGGCCAGACCGGTGGGAGTGGTTCAAGGACTTATTTGGTGAGCTTCCACCACCGGATAAGAGAAAGTTGTACACAGTCCACTTAACATGGTTCCATGAGCGGTTCAGGGTGTTACCAGCTGATGCTTCGGAGGAGACCGTGCGCATATATGCACGTGCGTATATTATGATGCTTCAGTCGACACAGCTGTTCATGGACAAGAGTGCTAATCGGGTCCACCTTCGCTGGTTGCCTTTTATGGCGAGACTTTATGACATGGGTAGCTATAGCTGGGGCATCGCTGCATTGGCGTGGCTATACCGATGCATGTGCAGGGTGGCGAACAGAAACGTCACCAACTTGGCTGGACCCCTACAATTGCTACAGTCATGGATTTTTTGGCGGTTCTCCACATTGAGGCCGCAGTGTTTTGACGCTTTCTCTTTTCCATTGGCATCCAG AACAATGGATTATTCGGTATCATCTGGCATTGGATCGACTAACACATCAATT ATTGTGTGGGAGCCTTATGGTTCTCTGGACATACTGGCAGTCATCCATTCGAAGATACTGATAGAGGAGCACATCCGATTATGGCGGGCCGTCACCAGTCTGATATACTTTGCAGTGATTAAGTGGCATCAGGTAGATAGAGTCTTCCCACAGCTAGGGAGCGTACAGCATATGCCTGAGCCAGCGCTCAATATAGAGTATCTTCATAGTAAGGACGACATGGATGGAGATAGATGGTTCTCCACTTACTATAGGACATGGCATCAGCATTGGGACGAGCGAGTTTGCTCTGTGTTGAGTGTCCAGAGAGTGGCTGATCCTAGTCCATCTGCTGAGTACCTGGACTGGTGGCACCGTGTTGCACATAGGATTCTGTCACCAGGGATTGCTTTCGCCGACCCCAGGCCGACCCAAGTTCTAGACGATGCTATACTCAGAGGGTCGTCGCAGGCGCCGACTAGAGTTCCAATATCGGATATTCCGGACAACAGACGTGTGGAGCAGAGATGA